The proteins below come from a single Eremothecium sinecaudum strain ATCC 58844 chromosome II, complete sequence genomic window:
- the MTC5 gene encoding Mtc5p (Syntenic homolog of Ashbya gossypii AGR067W; Syntenic homolog of Saccharomyces cerevisiae YDR128W (MTC5)): MGGFIGADPYQSPTFGQSLSLRVDGGFNAVSINPSGRDVVLASRTGLYVIDLDDPFSPPRWLQHITSWQVADVQWSPHPAKPYWVISTSNQKAMVWNLARSSPNAIEHELHGHFRAITDINFHPNHPEILATCSIDTYVHAWDMRSPQRPYYSTRDLTAGASQVKWNFQDANILASSHSNSVYIWDVRKGCTPLHRLAADGSSVNNIDFNRFTESEIMSSSNNGTVKFWDYKKDPTDPQFTIQADFPIRRGRYLPFGEGCCIMPMVGGNNSVYLVNNSWKKELIEEKKSKLQPIYVFKGHSNIVTDFLWRCRHSYDSYTDDREFQLVTWSKDCNLRLWPVTSSTYEKVNFEPGKRLEKKLPNYEYVTFRNEPEKVKSTSINNYKVIPETFVTNSGFQNVQQRALNHLYWVSGVKMNQSSSPHDFFSDSKLQSLGEEVSQVGHKFNKIVFEKISVSTGELVLTLNGPWAEGVTSEYVFLRVEINFSKNYPSKGNPPTFKLEENTELTDERKNWLNSQLGEISKICSEAGKYCLEPCLRFLLGEHVDFEMLDSDDSDEHLLNLDIVDEVGDDYSSIRRSDDKLQLSDLSASEDEDISGLNGSTMEKKEVMTDIAFDSTPVPKGCGAVWTATGHLLCFFAGEPDRKSHYVLFGGNRTYVGNSLKGTSLVSNNAEQISEGLGANTPISRPKRYVETLMATSQPPNDYYHTDNDSDTSESDDSFANDWNDILKSDITLRTKMPIFHAQFKNPISATHSESGRTNDSKLRSKNLIITKDFTHLLQAKFELALEYKLTGDTIENLARYNSGVAEKHGETEIAQCWRMVSDLLISRDTNNFTNFVWDEHPLGGRLLVKEMIAYFEKKKNIQMLAMLACILVEPVRRSYNGPLCGNYSRMPLKASVMCYGNSYKTQLIHSQSHVSSELSETPNTTTDITVHRVPSRHNIDSISIRSDDYFSAAHYTRNFSGFKSRSSSVFPPNDPNQAFPSITVEVLHDDILDIVAEKVPSLLDPASEPKFRSYRRQYAELMYYWGLPMHRVQVLKFNINENTEQEILDKLDNTMDGNEDLYGGISYAWLQGCINTHRNCVYCGLKAVKRIFVCGNCQHILHSSCASEWWKFDMECPSGCGCICPSMFNIH; encoded by the coding sequence ATGGGTGGATTTATTGGGGCTGATCCTTACCAATCGCCTACATTTGGGCAATCTCTATCTTTAAGAGTTGATGGGGGTTTTAATGCAGTATCTATTAATCCTTCAGGAAGGGATGTTGTTTTGGCAAGCAGAACAGGGTTGTATGTGATTGATTTAGATGACCCATTTTCTCCGCCACGTTGGTTGCAGCATATAACTTCATGGCAAGTTGCTGACGTACAGTGGTCTCCTCATCCTGCGAAACCATACTGGGTAATATCTACCTCTAACCAAAAAGCGATGGTTTGGAACCTAGCAAGAAGCTCTCCAAATGCAATTGAGCATGAATTGCATGGACACTTTAGGGCTATAACGGATATTAATTTTCATCCAAATCATCCTGAAATACTTGCCACATGTTCTATTGATACCTATGTTCATGCTTGGGATATGAGAAGTCCGCAACGTCCATATTACAGTACAAGAGATCTAACAGCGGGTGCTTCGCAGGTCAAATGGAACTTCCAAGATGCCAATATTCTAGCATCTTCCCATTCCAACAGTGTATATATTTGGGATGTTCGTAAAGGTTGTACACCATTGCACCGGTTGGCAGCAGATGGAAGCAGTGTGAATAATATTGACTTTAATAGATTTACGGAAAGTGAGATTATGTCCAGTTCAAATAATGGAACTGTAAAGTTTTGGGACTATAAAAAAGATCCAACCGATCCACAATTTACTATCCAAGCTGATTTTCCAATTCGGAGAGGGAGATATTTACCATTTGGTGAAGGCTGTTGTATAATGCCAATGGTTGGCGGGAATAATTCTGTATATCTAGTGAATAATAGCTGGAAAAAAGAACTTATTGAAGAAAAAAAATCTAAACTACAGCCTATATATGTTTTCAAAGGTCATTCAAACATTGTTACAGATTTTCTATGGCGGTGCAGGCACTCCTATGACAGTTATACGGATGATAGAGAATTTCAACTGGTCACATGGTCAAAGGATTGTAATTTAAGACTATGGCCTGTTACTTCTTCTACATATGAAAAAGTTAATTTTGAACCAGGAAAGAGGTTAGAGAAGAAGTTGCCCAACTACGAATATGTTACTTTCCGAAATGAGCCTGAAAAGGTGAAAAGTACCAGCATTAATAACTATAAGGTGATTCCAGAAACATTTGTTACGAATTCAGGGTTCCAAAATGTGCAGCAGCGAGCTTTGAATCACCTGTACTGGGTTTCTGGAGTTAAAATGAACCAGTCCAGTTCCCCACACGATTTCTTCTCTGATAGTAAATTACAAAGTTTAGGTGAGGAAGTCAGTCAAGTTGGACATAAATTTAATAAAATAGTCTTTGAGAAAATATCCGTTTCTACTGGCGAGTTAGTTTTAACCCTCAATGGACCTTGGGCAGAAGGTGTGACTAGTGAATACGTTTTTCTTCGAGTTGAAATCAATTTCAGTAAAAACTATCCTTCAAAAGGTAACCCTCCGACTTTTAAGCTGGAGGAAAATACAGAACTAACAGATGAAAGGAAAAATTGGCTTAATTCACAGTTAGGAGAAATTTCTAAGATATGTTCTGAAGCTGGAAAGTATTGTCTGGAGCCATGTTTGAGATTTCTTTTGGGCGAACATGTAGATTTTGAAATGCTAGATTCTGATGACAGCGACGAGCACTTGTTGAACTTGGATATAGTTGATGAGGTGGGTGATGATTATTCATCAATTAGACGCTCTGACGACAAACTACAACTTTCGGATTTATCTGCATCGGAGGATGAGGATATAAGTGGTTTAAACGGCAGTACAATGGAAAAAAAAGAGGTTATGACTGATATCGCATTTGATAGTACCCCAGTACCAAAAGGTTGTGGGGCTGTTTGGACAGCTACTGGTCATTTATTATGCTTTTTTGCTGGTGAACCAGATAGAAAATCACATTACGTTTTGTTTGGTGGAAATAGGACGTACGTTGGTAATTCATTGAAAGGGACCAGTCTTGTTTCAAATAATGCAGAACAAATCAGCGAAGGGCTGGGTGCTAATACGCCTATTTCAAGACCTAAAAGATACGTAGAAACTTTAATGGCAACATCACAACCTCCAAATGACTATTACCACACAGATAATGACTCGGATACTAGTGAAAGTGATGATAGTTTCGCGAACGACTGGAATGACATACTCAAAAGCGATATCACTTTGCGTACCAAGATGCCAATATTTCACGCTCAGTTTAAGAATCCAATTAGTGCCACTCACAGTGAATCTGGTAGAACTAATGACTCAAAGTTACGGTCAAAAAATCTAATTATAACCAAAGATTTTACTCATCTACTTCAAGCTAAGTTTGAGCTTGCTCTAGAATACAAACTCACTGGTGATACTATTGAGAATCTTGCGCGATATAATAGTGGTGTTGCTGAAAAACATGGAGAAACGGAAATAGCCCAATGCTGGCGTATGGTGTCCGACTTGTTAATCTCGAGAGATAccaataacttcacaaaTTTTGTTTGGGATGAGCATCCATTAGGTGGTCGGTTGTTAGTGAAGGAAATGATAGCGtactttgaaaagaagaagaatatcCAAATGTTGGCAATGCTGGCTTGTATCCTTGTGGAGCCTGTGCGGAGAAGTTATAACGGTCCTTTATGTGGAAATTATAGTAGGATGCCATTAAAAGCTTCGGTTATGTGTTATGGGAACTCTTATAAGACTCAATTGATACATTCCCAATCACATGTCTCTAGTGAGCTTTCTGAGACCCCCAACACGACTACTGACATTACTGTTCATCGTGTCCCCTCGCGTCATAATATTGACTCTATATCAATTCGTTCCGATGACTACTTTAGTGCTGCTCACTATACGCGGAATTTTTCCGGTTTTAAATCTCGGTCTTCAAGCGTATTCCCACCTAATGACCCAAACCAAGCATTCCCAAGTATCACGGTAGAAGTGCTTCACGATGATATACTGGATATTGTAGCGGAAAAAGTGCCATCATTGCTGGATCCTGCCTCTGAACCCAAGTTTAGAAGCTATAGGCGCCAATATGCGGAACTCATGTATTATTGGGGTCTTCCAATGCATAGAGTCCAAGTACTGAAGTTCAACATTAATGAAAATACTGAGCAGGAAATCCTAGATAAACTGGATAACACTATGGATGGAAATGAAGACCTATATGGTGGTATTAGCTATGCATGGTTGCAGGGTTGCATCAATACCCACAGGAATTGTGTCTATTGTGGACTAAAGGCTGTAAAGCGAATATTCGTATGTGGAAACTGCCAACATATTCTCCATAGCTCGTGCGCATCGGAATGGTGGAAATTTGACATGGAATGTCCATCAGGATGCGGTTGCATTTGTCCTAGTATGTTTAATATTCATTAA
- the ERG27 gene encoding 3-keto-steroid reductase (Syntenic homolog of Ashbya gossypii AGR068W; Syntenic homolog of Saccharomyces cerevisiae YLR100W (ERG27)) codes for MISVLGAYYELNKRYDAIHYFYVNAAQGVYKGIDWFQAFKDVIKNPLDAVTYPKFNIQKVGVKSEDDLGLVFQANVFGPYYLLNKLKPLLSNGNAVVVWISSLLSDPKYLSLEDIQLSKTTASYEGSKRLVDLLHLATYKELKDSGIRQYLTQPGIFTSFSFFQFLNFFTFYSMLALFYMARLMGSNYHNIDGYKAANAPVYVATQPSSVVENQALKYGSATRMRGQEYIETTEVDPTGTYDVKKYIENLVLEWDEKLKDQITNTRTPF; via the coding sequence ATGATTAGTGTTCTTGGTGCCTACTATGAATTAAACAAAAGATACGATGCTATTCACTATTTCTATGTGAACGCTGCCCAAGGTGTTTATAAGGGTATCGATTGGTTTCAGGCATTCAAGGATGTGATAAAAAATCCTTTGGATGCTGTTACGTATCCGAAGTTCAATATTCAGAAAGTAGGTGTGAAATCGGAAGATGATTTAGGGCTGGTATTTCAAGCCAATGTATTTGGTCCCTATTACTTGCTTAACAAGTTAAAACCGCTTCTCTCTAATGGTAATGCTGTTGTGGTTTGGATCTCATCCTTACTATCAGATCCGAAGTACTTATCCCTTGAAGATATCCAACTCTCGAAGACAACTGCATCCTATGAAGGTTCCAAAAGGTTAGTCGATTTGCTGCATTTAGCTACATACAAGGAGTTGAAGGATAGCGGTATCAGGCAATATCTTACTCAACCAGGTATATTCACGAGTTTCTCGTTTTTCCAGTTCTTAAACTTCTTCACGTTTTACAGTATGTTAGCTTTGTTCTACATGGCTAGACTAATGGGTTCTAATTACCACAATATTGACGGTTACAAGGCCGCTAATGCACCTGTGTATGTCGCTACTCAGCCTTCCTCGGTTGTAGAAAACCAAGCGTTAAAATATGGATCTGCGACAAGAATGCGTGGACAAGAATATATCGAGACCACTGAGGTTGATCCTACAGGTACCTATGACGTTAAGAAATACATAGAAAATCTAGTTTTGGAGTGGGACGAGAAGCTTAAAGATCAAATAACCAATACTCGTACTCCGTTTTGA
- the SAC6 gene encoding fimbrin (Syntenic homolog of Ashbya gossypii AGR069C; Syntenic homolog of Saccharomyces cerevisiae YDR129C (SAC6)) — protein MNVLKLQKKFPQFTQEDLFSTVEQFRTIDSDDKGYVEKAELLDSVSKNGIATYDDAREALKRVNIDASGRVELDDYVELIAKLNDLKVAPRAVSAPTSRQISSMGSQTSRIVVEGSTTGTTHTINEEERREFTKHINSVLAGDPDLGNRLPFPTDTFQVFDDCRDGLVLSKLINDSVPDTIDTRVLNWPVKGKPLNNFTAMENANVVINSAKAIGCVVVNVHSEDIIEGKEHLILGLIWQIIRRGLLSKIDIKLHPELYRLLEEDETLEQFLRLPPEKILLRWFNYHLANGGWHRRVANFSSDIADGENYTILLNQLAPELCSRAPLQTADLLKRAEQILDNAEKLQCRKYLTPTSLIAGNPKLNLAFVAHLFNTHPGLEPVAEDEKPEIEEFDAEGEREARVFTLWLNSLDVNPPVVSLFEDLRDGLVLLCAYDKVMPGCLNAKLINQRPTNGAELSRFKSLENANYAVALGKSKGFSLVGIDGSDIVDGNKLLTLGLVWQLMRRNIVNTMTSLASSGRDMSDSQILKWAQDQVIKGGKSSVVRSFQDPSLGTSHFLLDVLNGIAPGYVDYDMVAPGKTDEEKYANARLAISIARKLGALIWLVPEDINEIRSRLILTFVASLMALKR, from the coding sequence ATGAATGTCTTAAAACTGCAGAAAAAGTTCCCCCAGTTTACGCAGGAGGATTTATTCTCTACTGTGGAACAATTTAGAACTATAGATTCGGATGATAAAGGATATGTTGAAAAAGCAGAATTACTCGACTCAGTTTCAAAGAATGGTATAGCTACTTATGATGATGCACGTGAGGCATTAAAGCGTGTGAATATTGATGCCTCTGGGCGTGTTGAACTGGATGATTATGTTGAGTTGATAGCTAAGTTAAACGATTTGAAGGTGGCGCCTAGAGCTGTTTCAGCTCCAACATCAAGACAAATATCCTCTATGGGTTCGCAAACTAGTCGAATTGTGGTTGAGGGCTCTACTACGGGAACAACTCATACcattaatgaagaagaaagaagGGAGTTTACGAAGCATATCAACAGTGTTTTAGCTGGGGATCCGGATCTTGGAAACAGGTTGCCGTTTCCAACAGACACTTTTCAGGTTTTTGATGACTGTAGGGATGGTTTAGTCTTATCAAAGTTGATTAACGACTCTGTTCCAGACACCATTGACACAAGAGTATTGAATTGGCCCGTGAAGGGTAAGCCTTTGAACAACTTTACGGCTATGGAAAATGCAAACGTCGTCATTAATTCCGCAAAAGCTATTGGTTGTGTTGTTGTGAATGTGCACTCAGAAGATATTATCGAGGGTAAGGAACACTTAATTTTGGGTCTTATCTGGCAAATAATTCGTAGAGGCTTGTTGAGTAAAATTGATATTAAACTACATCCTGAACTATATCGCCttttggaagaagatgaaacTCTAGAGCAGTTCTTAAGGTTACCACCAGAAAAGATTTTGCTTCGTTGGTTCAATTATCACTTGGCCAATGGTGGCTGGCATAGAAGAGTAGCTAACTTTTCGAGTGACATTGCTGATGGTGAAAACTATACTATTTTATTGAACCAGTTGGCTCCTGAACTTTGTTCCCGTGCACCCCTTCAGACAGCAGACCTTCTAAAACGGGCAGAACAAATATTGGATAATGCCGAAAAACTGCAATGTAGGAAGTATTTGACTCCGACTTCTTTGATTGCTGGAAATCCTAAACTAAACTTGGCTTTTGTAGCCCATTTATTTAACACCCATCCTGGGCTAGAACCAGTGGCTGAAGATGAGAAACCTGAAATTGAGGAGTTTGATGCCGAAGGTGAGCGTGAAGCTCGTGTGTTTACATTATGGCTGAACTCCCTCGATGTTAATCCTCCAGTTGTGTCCTTATTTGAAGATCTAAGAGATGGTTTAGTGCTATTATGTGCTTATGACAAGGTTATGCCTGGCTGCTTAAACGCAAAGCTTATTAACCAAAGGCCAACCAATGGGGCTGAGTTGTCCAGGTTCAAATCTCTAGAAAATGCTAACTATGCTGTTGCCCTCGGAAAAAGTAAGGGGTTTTCATTGGTGGGTATTGATGGCTCTGATATCGTTGACGGTAACAAACTTTTGACTTTGGGATTAGTTTGGCAGTTAATGCGCAGAAATATTGTTAATACAATGACTTCCTTAGCTTCATCAGGAAGAGATATGTCAGATTCCCAGATATTGAAATGGGCACAAGACCAGGTTATCAAGGGCGGTAAGTCAAGCGTGGTAAGGTCTTTCCAAGATCCTTCTTTGGGCACATCTCACTTCTTGTTGGATGTATTAAATGGTATTGCTCCGGGCTATGTCGATTACGATATGGTAGCTCCTGGTAAAACTGATGAGGAGAAGTACGCAAATGCAAGATTAGCTATCTCTATTGCGAGAAAGTTAGGTGCTTTGATATGGCTAGTTCCAGAGGACATTAACGAAATTCGTAGCAGGTTGATCTTAACATTTGTTGCGTCGCTGATGGCGCTAAAGAGATGA
- the APC9 gene encoding anaphase promoting complex subunit 9 (Syntenic homolog of Ashbya gossypii AGR070C; Syntenic homolog of Saccharomyces cerevisiae YLR102C (APC9)) — protein sequence MQRFQPDDEQPSFELPQLPPWKALHMKQYNQQTPLRRPRCILGAPYESSSSLLHLPSVTIESVSGKLPEREYDYSVFNESRLLTESKIDQYMRSEIATHKRVFHRDKAHDDTYRPDLQPLCCDSSDDENDLLSKRLHKQRLEKPLVVGIPGLRPEELHWDSTGKNKRRSDYIADMDEEMGLRRYWNWSALSKSLGPRDYHMLNRILQKEVQLHEHYRDVILKGDGYARDVELSDDETYLGLKQYAHKCYDKDNCVFNMDELMLHMKEQD from the coding sequence ATGCAAAGGTTTCAACCCGACGACGAACAGCCAAGTTTTGAACTTCCTCAGCTTCCACCTTGGAAAGCCCTCCACATGAAGCAATACAACCAACAGACACCGCTTCGAAGGCCACGCTGCATCTTAGGTGCACCTTATGAGTCAAGCTCATCTCTACTGCATCTGCCATCGGTGACTATCGAATCTGTTTCAGGTAAGTTGCCTGAGCGGGAGTACGACTATTCTGTTTTTAATGAGAGCAGGCTTCTCACAGAAAGCAAGATAGACCAATATATGAGAAGCGAGATTGCGACACATAAACGCGTGTTCCATCGGGATAAGGCTCATGACGATACTTATAGGCCGGACTTACAGCCGTTGTGCTGTGATAGCTCTGACGACGAGAACGACCTTCTTTCGAAACGCTTGCACAAGCAGCGCCTAGAGAAGCCTTTGGTAGTGGGAATCCCAGGTTTACGTCCAGAAGAACTACACTGGGATAGTACTGGTAAAAACAAGCGCAGATCGGACTATATTGCTGATATGGATGAGGAGATGGGTTTACGCCGCTACTGGAACTGGTCCGCACTAAGTAAGTCGCTAGGACCTCGTGATTACCACATGTTAAACCGCATACTACAGAAGGAGGTCCAGTTACATGAGCACTACCGCGATGTCATTCTCAAGGGCGATGGTTACGCTAGGGACGTGGAACTAAGCGACGACGAGACATACTTGGGATTGAAGCAATATGCGCATAAGTGTTACGACAAAGATAATTGCGTATTCAATATGGATGAGTTAATGTTGCATATGAAGGAGCAGGACTAG
- the CDC45 gene encoding DNA replication initiation factor CDC45 (Syntenic homolog of Ashbya gossypii AGR071C; Syntenic homolog of Saccharomyces cerevisiae YLR103C (CDC45)): MYLSIRDFHEAYSKIVSNSSTHSSCRLVIFVSCLNIDALCATKMLVKLLRKQLVQQQLVPIFGYSELLDHFLKLDENICDVILVGCGGMIDLEMFLQIDAESYVVEGEHKDGKSQLKRNIYVLDCHRPWNLDNLFGSMVITCFDDGTIEGALQKEQEAYAKILELEGEIGEYSYSDSELEYEQDDAEVDSEEQDEDYPGMKRVNDNANKGSRKHRKKQLCAYEKLIEEYYSRGTTVSNSLAVQVYSLISSVGETNLEYIWLTILGVTSLDTIYPHVYEQLQGLLKDEVRRLSPHDKTKTPDKLSIDIQPDYLLFLLRHSSLYDSFYYSNYVNAKFSLWKESGKKRLHKMLARMGIPLSTAQEHWLYMDNGIKKQLGVIFEKNLDRYGLQDIVRDGFVRTFGYRGSISASEFVEAIVGLLEMGKSKFNDPLSVLNDPPDTQSILHGESIEALLIQRQKRWISNFWTSWDSLDDDMGLLKLGIENAQFLQKAIFSTGVAVLEKRIIKHLRIYRLCVLQDGPYLPLFRNPLTLLRLGNWLIEYFAEFDDKQLLPIVLASLDSSTGTYLVAGLAPRYPRGMDALPAHTVILNNFNISFQQIAQETGAKVRIDNFESSIIEITKDDLQPFLEKLTLSGLI, translated from the coding sequence ATGTATCTCAGCATCAGAGACTTCCATGAAGCTTATTCAAAGATTGTATCAAATTCTAGCACTCATTCATCATGTAGGTTGGTTATATTTGTTTCTTGTTTGAATATTGACGCGTTATGCGCTACAAAAATGCTTGTGAAACTGCTAAGAAAACAATTGGTACAACAACAATTAGTCCCAATTTTTGGATATAGCGAGTTACTTGATCATTTTCTGAAGCTGGATGAAAATATTTGTGATGTCATTCTGGTTGGATGTGGTGGTATGATAGATTTAGAGATGTTTTTGCAGATTGACGCTGAGAGTTACGTTGTTGAGGGAGAGCATAAAGATGGAAAGTCGCAGCTGAAGAGAAATATATACGTTTTGGATTGTCATAGACCGTGGAATTTGGACAATTTATTTGGATCAATGGTGATAACTTGTTTTGATGACGGTACAATTGAAGGCGCGCTGCAGAAGGAACAGGAGGCATACGCTAAGATCTTGGAACTAGAGGGTGAGATTGGAGAATACAGCTATTCCGATTCCGAATTGGAATACGAGCAAGATGATGCAGAGGTTGATTCGGAGGAGCAGGATGAAGATTACCCTGGAATGAAAAGAGTAAATGATAACGCTAATAAAGGTAGTAGAAAGCATAGGAAGAAACAGTTATGCGCATACGAAAAATTGATAGAAGAATACTACTCCAGGGGTACAACAGTTAGTAATTCTTTGGCTGTACAAGTTTACTCCCTTATATCGTCTGTGGGTGAGACCAATTTGGAGTACATCTGGTTAACTATTTTGGGTGTGACATCTTTAGATACCATATACCCACACGTATACGAACAGCTACAGGGTTTGTTAAAGGATGAAGTTAGACGCTTATCTCCTCATGATAAGACTAAAACACCAGATAAATTATCAATTGATATTCAACCTGACTATCTTTTATTTCTGTTACGCCATTCGTCTCTCTATGATAGTTTTTACTATTCGAACTATGTTAATGCAAAGTTCTCACTATGGAAAGAAAGCGGAAAAAAGAGACTACATAAGATGCTTGCTCGAATGGGTATTCCACTAAGCACTGCACAAGAGCATTGGCTTTACATGGACAATGGTATTAAAAAGCAATTAGGAGTAATATTCGAAAAGAACTTAGATCGCTACGGGCTGCAAGATATTGTCAGGGACGGCTTTGTCCGTACTTTTGGCTATCGAGGATCTATCAGTGCCAGCGAATTCGTTGAAGCAATCGTGGGACTTCTAGAAATGGGAAAATCAAAATTTAATGACCCATTGAGCGTGCTCAATGATCCACCAGATACGCAGTCAATTTTACACGGGGAAAGTATAGAAGCTCTTCTAATACAGCGACAGAAGCGTTGGATTAGCAACTTTTGGACTAGCTGGGATTCTCTTGACGATGACATGGGGCTCTTGAAGCTAGGAATCGAAAATGCCCAGTTCCTACAGAAAGCTATTTTTAGTACGGGCGTGGCTGTATTGGAGAAACGCATCATAAAACATCTAAGAATCTACAGGCTATGCGTACTACAAGATGGCCCTTATCTCCCTCTTTTTCGAAACCCTTTAACATTGCTTCGTCTGGGGAACTGGTTGATCGAGTATTTTGCAGAATTTGACGATAAACAGCTTCTTCCAATTGTTCTCGCTTCTTTGGATTCTTCAACTGGCACATATCTCGTGGCAGGCCTCGCACCGCGCTATCCACGCGGCATGGACGCCCTTCCAGCACACACAGTAATTCTTAATAATTTTAACATAAGTTTCCAGCAAATAGCTCAGGAAACTGGGGCCAAGGTAAGGATTGACAATTTTGAAAGTTCTATTATAGAAATTACCAAAGATGATCTACAACCGTTTTTGGAAAAACTGACACTAAGCGGTTTAATCTAA
- the LCL2 gene encoding Lcl2p (Syntenic homolog of Ashbya gossypii AGR072W; Syntenic homolog of Saccharomyces cerevisiae YLR104W (LCL2)), producing MLFLLPLLYLLAPVYAFFFDFGGHGQHGQQQQQSKISYEDLMLNQQCNGYLCPETRECVKSSIECPCPFPKSQLKCILPDGKYVCISKPATHDEKLSKIYDDPIKGPKAKNKGVRDCGWVQASYKGLV from the coding sequence ATGTTGTTCTTGCTACCATTATTATATCTATTGGCCCCGGTATATGCATTCTTTTTTGACTTTGGGGGGCATGGTCAACATGGtcaacagcaacaacagaGCAAAATCAGTTACGAAGATCTTATGTTAAACCAACAATGCAATGGTTATTTGTGTCCCGAGACTCGGGAGTGTGTGAAATCCTCAATCGAATGTCCATGCCCCTTTCCTAAATCACAACTTAAATGTATTTTGCCAGATGGTAAGTACGTATGCATATCAAAACCAGCCACTCATGACGAAAAATTGAGTAAAATCTACGACGATCCTATTAAGGGTCCAAAGGCGAAGAATAAGGGAGTTCGGGACTGTGGCTGGGTCCAGGCTTCTTACAAAGGTTTAGTGTAA
- the SEN2 gene encoding tRNA splicing endonuclease subunit SEN2 (Syntenic homolog of Ashbya gossypii AGR073C; Syntenic homolog of Saccharomyces cerevisiae YLR105C (SEN2)), with protein MPKFNPNKSKYAHPLPLECINLPQVLPHNPVSWLYFCYRYITSINKICEKIPLTISDEGKLLVISKTHIKYLWSHGFFGTGQLSRSEPTWHARTTDRLQIGKGVQQTRRLEEITQLRRTQRLEYKKERAKFEEKMLTLRQQGALDEEIIIQERLFLRQLRDKELEGTLQHQGSSPKKVRLEDTDLILEDGNTILDLENLELMPVEALFLTFALPILAIRTQDLLSLILTDDPTIDEILGICRKYVVYHHYRSRGWCVRSGIKFGCDFILYKRGPPFHHAEFCIMILAAEKPSPDYTWFSTAARVVAGAKKSLVLTYVNTECSKEQIMSFWDQQNYLELFSVFKVGELTYKRWIPGKNRD; from the coding sequence ATGCCCAAATTCAATCCAAATAAAAGCAAATATGCGCATCCACTACCCCTAGAGTGTATTAATCTTCCACAAGTTCTGCCACACAATCCTGTATCTTGGTTATATTTCTGTTACAGGTACATTACCTctattaataaaatatGCGAGAAGATTCCACTGACAATTAGCGATGAAGGGAAGCTTCTAGTGATCTCAAAAACGCATATAAAATACTTATGGAGTCATGGATTCTTTGGCACTGGGCAGTTATCTCGCAGTGAACCAACATGGCATGCGCGTACAACAGATAGACTCCAGATTGGTAAAGGCGTACAACAGACCAGAAGACTAGAGGAGATAACACAACTTAGACGTACACAAAGGCTAGAATATAAGAAGGAAAGGGCAAAGTTTGAGGAGAAGATGCTAACATTAAGGCAACAAGGCGCCTTGGATGAAGAGATCATAATTCAAGAGCGGCTCTTCTTACGTCAGTTGCGAGACAAAGAATTGGAAGGAACCTTACAGCATCAAGGCAGTTCTCCAAAAAAGGTGCGTTTAGAAGATACTGATCTAATTTTAGAGGATGGGAACACGATACTAGATCTAGAAAACCTGGAGCTTATGCCAGTAGAGGCGTTGTTTCTGACATTTGCTCTACCGATACTAGCAATCCGAACCCAAGACCTACTTTCTTTAATTCTGACTGATGATCCAACAATAGATGAAATATTGGGAATATGCAGAAAATATGTTGTATATCATCACTATAGATCTCGGGGATGGTGTGTTCGGTCAGGAATTAAATTTGGTTGCGATTTTATATTATACAAGAGGGGGCCACCTTTTCACCACGCTGAATTCTGTATAATGATACTAGCAGCAGAAAAGCCATCTCCAGATTACACTTGGTTTTCTACCGCTGCAAGAGTTGTTGCTGGAGCCAAAAAGTCCCTTGTGCTGACATATGTAAATACCGAATGTTCTAAGGAACAAATTATGTCATTCTGGGACCAGCAGAATTACCTGGAATTATTCTCCGTCTTTAAAGTCGGTGAACTGACTTACAAGCGATGGATTCCTGGCAAAAATAGAGATTGA